From the genome of Methanoregula boonei 6A8:
TTGATTCCTTTAAGCACAAGGACAAGGTTATCGAGGCAACCGATCTGCACTCCCTTGACCGTGAGCTCACCCTGTACGAGATCGCTGCAATGACCCGGGCTGGCCCGGCAAAGTGCCTGGGCCTCTCCAGCATCTACGGGGGTCTTGCCCCGGGCATGAACGCCGATGTTGCAGTCTTTGACCTCAATTACAAGAGCATGCCAAGCGATCCCGAAAAGATCGAGTCCGCATTCCTGCGGGCGGCCTGCTTTGTCAAGTCAGGCGAGATCGTAGTAAAAGACGGCGAGGTGCTCAGCCACGGCCACAAGAAGACGGTCTGGGTCAACCCGAAGATGAAAGAAAACCCCCAGGTTAAGCGCGATATCGCAGAGAGCTTCAACAAGGGATATTACACGGTCGGGCTCACCAATTACCCGGTCCGCGAATACCTTGCACCACACCCGTTCGTGATCGATGTCGATGTGGAGGCCTAGAGGTGCGATCATGGCAACAGTTACCTTAACACCCACAAAGACTCCAGAACTCATGCTTGAGGCAAATCCGATCACGCCGGATGCATTTGCCGGAAAGACCGCAGAGCAGATCGCCCGGCTCGAATGCCGGGAAGGCAAAACCTATGTCACTATCGGGGACTTTTTTGCAGTCTCCGGTAACGGTGGCGCAACAGCAGCAGAAACCGACATTGTGATCGCAGGCGACTGTTCGAGGGTCAAATATATCGGCGCCAAGATGACCGCCGGCACCGTAACCGTAAACGGCAGCGCAGACATGTATGTCGGCGGCTGGATGAAAGGCGGAAAAATCCATGTTACCGGTAACGTGGACTCCTTCTGCGGGATCCAGATGGAAGGCGGGGAGCTCCTTGTTGACGGGGATGCCAAGAACCATGTCGGCTGCGCATACCGTGGCGACTGGAGAGGCATGAAGGGCGGCACGATCCGGATCAAAGGCAGTGCCGGCAACGACATCGGTACGTTCATGCTCGGCGGAACCATCATTATTGAGAAGGATGCCTTCATCCACGTCTCCACCCACGCGGAAGGCGGCACGGTCATCATCAAAGGCGATGTCGAGGGCCGTGTCGGTGGCCAGATGGTCAAGGGCGACATGTACGTTCTGGGCGCCATCAAGTTCATGATGCCCGGTTACAAGAAGATCGACCGTGTCGAAAAGGAGATCGATGGCATAAAAGCAAGCTTCGATCACTACATCGGCGACCTCGGCGAGCGCCACCCCAAGGTAAAGGGTAAGGAGATCTTTGCCAATCTTTACCTGAAGGCTGCCTGACCGGATGCACACCCGGCCAAAAGCACCCATTAATCTTTTTTTCTTTTCATCATCACAAACAACAAGCGAGGAAGGTATGAGTAACGTTGGCAAGGATTTCATGTGGGGGACGCGGTATCCGGATTTTTCCACAGTGGATCTCGTTCTCCGCGTCCCGGAGCCGGCCCTTGAGATCCCACCCCGGGAAGGACAAGAGATTATAAAACTTCCGGCCC
Proteins encoded in this window:
- a CDS encoding formylmethanofuran dehydrogenase subunit C; protein product: MATVTLTPTKTPELMLEANPITPDAFAGKTAEQIARLECREGKTYVTIGDFFAVSGNGGATAAETDIVIAGDCSRVKYIGAKMTAGTVTVNGSADMYVGGWMKGGKIHVTGNVDSFCGIQMEGGELLVDGDAKNHVGCAYRGDWRGMKGGTIRIKGSAGNDIGTFMLGGTIIIEKDAFIHVSTHAEGGTVIIKGDVEGRVGGQMVKGDMYVLGAIKFMMPGYKKIDRVEKEIDGIKASFDHYIGDLGERHPKVKGKEIFANLYLKAA